The Lathyrus oleraceus cultivar Zhongwan6 chromosome 5, CAAS_Psat_ZW6_1.0, whole genome shotgun sequence genome includes the window tataaagaactatacacaagtcaaaactaatatgttatacggcctatttggagtcataactaatctgttaaaaatataaagaactatacacttgccaaccagaaaccattcttcatcaaagtattcatgttattttgaaaccattatatactaattaatcttttctcaataaaatattgacacaattcctccttgatttgttccaactgcagtctcgtgtaatgagcacacttgtattcatcaaagtactacataacaaaacataatatgcatgatttagttaaaagtaataaataatatgaaatattcgataaatattaaaacaaatcCTAAGTTATAAATCCATACCGTGATTGGAATCTCTATTTGATTCATATTAATGATTTCCCTCATTACAAAGTATCCGCAATCGATACCGTTGCGCTGTAGAGGACACtacatagaaaaataaataagaatgtatagttatcttttcttatcaagtagcatcactattataagcaaaattGTGAAAATTAAAGTACCTGCACTTTTATTTGTGTATAGTACAAAAAGATTACTTCTGTAGGTAAGTACCAAGTCCATTCAACATGTCATCTCTAATTATATTAAGAAAGTAAATCTCTAACTATACAACTCCTTAACAAAGATAATCTTTAATTATATTAAGAACGCAAAATCTCTAACCATAAATCACCGTACTATGACAAGCTAAACTTCTAAAAGACAGTAGGATAATACAACACCTTTTGTCCAGCTGCAAGAAGAAATGATGCCATATTATAAGCTTGGCCCACACAATGAGTGGCTATAGGAGTCTCCAAGCTCTGCATGGTATCATAGAGAGCCAAGCATGGTGTAAGCTGCAAATGATGAAATTTTAAGCAAGTTAAATACCTGATAGTCAAAAGGAACATGAAGAAAGAAACAAAAGGATGTAATTATTGATCTCCTAACACTAGAATCATTACTTACCTCCCCACCAGGACCATTAATGTACAAATAGAGAAACCTGGTGTTATCTATACTGTCAAGATACAGCAAAGTTGCCAATATTTGATTACTAAATTCTTCATTTATCTCTTGTGCAATGAAGACAACACGTTCTCGATACTGCATCAAATAATGCACAAGTTCTTTTTAGAAATTAACTTAATGAAAAAGAATTCGATGTTTATATGAGATCCATGACTGTATGACAAAGTAAACCAATATCACTTAGATAGGTAGTCTATTATCTTTGAAAAAATGTGTTTGTGTCCGTGTCCGTGTCCATGTCAGAAACCGATTTTTCAAGTTATTACTTGTGTCAACATGGCTTGAGTGTAGTGTTGGTGACGTATTTTCGGTGTCCATGTTTCATAGTCTATGACTATTGCCTAATGATAAATATATTCAGATATAACAACTTACAAGGGCATTCCATAAATCAATCCATTGCCAAGAATCTTCACCAGGTGTTTTATAGCGTACTCTAGGAGTTCCAATGGGCATCATTAGAAATTGTGCCCTAACTGGCTTCTGGTTAGCATACCTGAAAACATGAAAAATTTGACACCGTTTGCATCAATCTTTTTATACAATGAAATATAACTTTTGTAAAAACCCTTCTAGTGTATTTTGGCGTAAAAACAGTGTTTTCAGATTTAGGGTATCTGAGAATTACCGGAAACTGAGAACTTTGTTAACTTTACCGAAAAACTGAGCATTTACGCTAGATGAAACGGAAGACGCTCCAAAAGAACCTGCAATTGAAAATAGTGAGCGAAAAATGAAAGAAAGGGGTGAAAATTGaataagaaaaagaaagaaatggGCGCACGTGAAGATTGGAGTTTCAATCCAGAGTAGATTTTAGTGGAAACACTGCAATGGAAAAAGCGAAAACACGGTGAGAATTAGTTGAAATTGAATTGAATAATTTACAGGAAGGGATAGAAGAGGGAGATTTTGACCTAGGTGGAGAACAAACACGAGGGGTTGAAACGGCGACGTAAGGTGAAACCGCCATGTTGAAGTGAACGACGAGGTAGCGGAtagggaaatgaaagttgagcTGTGTTTCAAAACTTCAACAAGGAGTAAAAAGTATTCCTATTTgttttttataataataaatttaaTCATGTAAGATAATTTAATTAGAGATTAAAGATAATGTCGATTAAATTAAATTAGTTTTATATTATCATATAATAgaatatcatcaataaaattataatattttattataccatattaatattttaaaattatttttttattttatagaATATTTGGTAATTTTTGGTACATATTTTTTACCATGACCTATGAGAGCGCTTTTACCATGAAAGCGCTTTCATAGATGTGAGACcgagacctataagagcgcttttaccttaaaagcgctttcataagtctgaaacccatgagacctataagagcgcttttaccttaaaagcgctttcataagtgtgaaacccatgagacctataagagcgcttttaccttaaaagcgctttcataagtgtgaaactcatagatgtgagactgagacctataagagcgcttttaccttaaaagcgctttcataagtgtgaaacccatgagacctataagagcgcttttaccttaaaagcgctttcataagtgtgaaactcatagatgtgagactgagacctataagagcgcttttaccttaaaagcgctttcataagtgtgaaacccatgagacctataagagcgcttttaccttaaaagcgctttcataagtgtgaaactcatagatgtgagactgagacctataagagcgcttttaccttaaaagcgctttcataagtggagacctataagagcgcttttaccttaaaagcgctttctttacataggcgaattttttttcaagctattacagcgctttttttaaaaagcgctttctttttggtgctgccaaaagcactttttggcgtagtgagatatgatctgtttaatggaggtgtgacaatgtgtgtcacacctttgcttgcttgacttgtggattttatttgccatgccaattcaatgccaaatgatgtgaatttttgcatgatgctacttatggatgttaggattgcttgtaAAAGTTTGTGGAATTGTTGGATGTAATTtggatttgtttgagattttctttgctgattggtcatttgtggacttttggatagtcatgaacttagatgatttgtgaaattcttgatgtttatcatatgaacttgaaattttgcacattgattccAGACACTTTG containing:
- the LOC127084761 gene encoding ATP-dependent Clp protease proteolytic subunit-related protein 2, chloroplastic; the encoded protein is MAVSPYVAVSTPRVCSPPSVSTKIYSGLKLQSSRSFGASSVSSSVNAQFFGKVNKVLSFRYANQKPVRAQFLMMPIGTPRVRYKTPGEDSWQWIDLWNALYRERVVFIAQEINEEFSNQILATLLYLDSIDNTRFLYLYINGPGGELTPCLALYDTMQSLETPIATHCVGQAYNMASFLLAAGQKVLYYPTVF